From one Ctenopharyngodon idella isolate HZGC_01 chromosome 15, HZGC01, whole genome shotgun sequence genomic stretch:
- the pih1d2 gene encoding PIH1 domain-containing protein 2, with product MEIPGYDNNAALQQVNQFWSMLDDMSENNPEAYKTFIERQLRDGAEFYSPPQPHACIRTAVLGLKEDILYINMCSWKRVPAATSYSDTVPVYGGRMEKVTEEKEQYSVVDVAFNPEFLEMTEKDKHEKEKLHLLAMNFIEQQHNLSLSQRYKLTKDKLKGSIQDMKQRLMSPHTCKSSAKKPQSEPAPSLLQQISSLRMAESNEDSSIQLSMEQEKKPARSGLIEVISSTESDQSQPQQPRHHLTVCPDSSGSSRSLKLSVKLPGVRSVSQCQLSISQDDILLEVEDIYYLHLPFPELVKEETCTATFSKKKQILNVLVTVL from the exons ATGGAAATTCCTGGCTATGATAATAACGCAGCTCTGCAGCAGGTAAATCAGTTTTGGTCGATGTTAGATGACATGTCTGAGAATAATCCGGAGGCATACAAGACCTTCATTGAACGCCAGTTACGGGATGGAGCGGAGTTTTACTCACCGCCGCAGCCGCACGCCTGCATCCGCACTGCTGTACTG GGATTAAAGGAAGATATATTGTACATTAACATGTGCAGTTGGAAACGTGTACCAGCGGCCACTTCTTACAGTGATACTGTTCCTGTGTATGGAGGACGAATGGAGAAAGTAACAGAAGAGAAAG AGCAATATAGTGTCGTTGATGTGGCCTTCAACCCTGAGTTTCTGGAGATGACAGAGAAAGACAAACATGAGAAGGAGAAGCTCCATCTGCTTGCTATGAACTTCATCGAACAACAGCACAACCTGAGTCTGTCCCAACGCTACAAACTCACCAAAGACAAACTCAAAGGCAGCATTCAGGATATGAAGCAGCGTCTCATGTCACCACATACATGCAAATCTTCTGCCAAGAAGCCACAATCTGAACCTG CCCCATCACTACTGCAGCAGATCTCCTCACTGCGAATGGCTGAGAGTAATGAGGACTCATCCATCCAACTGAGCATGGAGCAGGAGAAGAAACCAGCCCGATCAGGTCTCATTGAGGTGATCTCCAGCACAGAATCAGACCAATCTCAGCCACAACAACCCCGGCATCATCTCACAGTCTGTCCTGACAGCAGCGGCTCATCTAGGAGCCTGAAGCTGAGTGTGAAGCTTCCTGGAGTGAGATCTGTGTCACAATGTCAGCTCAGTATCTCTCAG gaTGATATTCTGCTGGAAGTTGAGGACATCTATTATCTCCATCTTCCATTTCCTGAGTTGGTCAAGGAGGAGACATGCACTGCAACGTTTAGTAAGAAGAAACAGATACTAAATGTTTTAGTGACTGTGTTATGA
- the tmprss5 gene encoding transmembrane protease serine 5: MSLSREAVAVIENPVVVRQSFHTEHLQVDRVETGQNNPTWLRELQFLHPVSGKVSAHKLVRVFAALCVLCLLGGVVIGVWFIVKILLRPNSAQSPASLGDAKDTSFCNVTEDISVTDPRKVFYRISVENSLLEIQLEKLQTWLPVCYERWNSSLGTLVCRQLGYLRLSKHKGVNLTDIGPNYTDGFVQIASEHQSNLESLWRFRGSCSTGKVIALKCFECGTRAKLPRIIGGVEATLGRWPWQVSLYYSNRHICGGSIINNQWIVTAAHCVHNYRLPQVSSWVVYAGIVTSNSAKLAQYQGFAVERIFYNKNYNHRTHDNDIALVKLRTPLNFSDTIRPVCLPQYDHDLPGGTQCWISGWGYTQPDDVHIPEVLKEAPVPLISTKKCNSSCMYNGEITPRMLCAGYTEGKVDACQGDSGGPLVCQDESVWRLVGVVSWGTGCAEPNHPGVYTKVAEFLGWIYEIIESY; the protein is encoded by the exons AGTCTCAGTAGAGAAGCTGTGGCAGTGATTGAGAATCCTGTGGTGGTCAGACAGTCTTTCCATACAGAGCATCTGCAGGTGGACAGGGTTGAGACGGGACAGAATAATCCCACCTGGCTCAGAGAACTGCAGTTTCTCCATCCAG TGTCTGGCAAAGTGTCGGCCCATAAACTGGTGAGAGTGTTTGCAGCTCTGTGTGTACTGTGTCTGCTGGGAGGTGTTGTCATTGGAGTTTGGTTCATTG TGAAAATTCTCTTAAGGCCTAATTCAGCTCAGAGTCCTGCAAGCCTGGGAGACGCCAAAGACACGTCCTTCTGCAACGTAACCGAGGACATCTCTGTGACAGACCCCAGGAAAG TGTTTTACAGGATCAGTGTCGAGAACTCTCTTCTGGAGATCCAGCTGGAGAAGCTACAGACGTGGCTGCCCGTATGTTACGAGAGGTGGAACTCTTCTCTGGGAACGCTTGTATGTCGACAGCTGGGCTATCTAAG ATTATCAAAGCACAAAGGGGTGAATCTGACTGATATTGGTCCGAACTACACAGATGGATTTGTCCAAATCGCCTCAGAACACCAAAGCAATTTGGAGAGTTTATGGCGTTTCAG aGGAAGCTGTAGTACAGGAAAGGTTATAGCATTGAAATGTTTTG AGTGCGGGACCAGAGCAAAGTTACCTAGGATTATTGGAGGTGTGGAAGCTACTCTGGGCAGATGGCCCTGGCAAGTGAGTCTCTACTACAGTAACCGCCACATCTGCGGAGGATCCATCATCAACAACCAGTGGATAGTTACAGCTGCTCACTGTGTCCACAA CTACAGGCTACCTCAAGTGTCCAGTTGGGTGGTTTATGCTGGTATTGTAACCAGTAATTCAGCTAAACTGGCTCAATACCAAGGCTTTGCTGTGGAGAGGATCTTCTACAACAAGAATTACAACCATAGGACTCATGACAATGATATCGCTTTGGTGAAATTAAGAACTCCTTTGAACTTCTCAG ACACCATCAGACCTGTGTGTCTACCACAGTATGACCATGATCTGCCAGGAGGGACCCAGTGCTGGATCTCTGGTTGGGGATATACACAGCCAGATGACG TTCATATACCAGAGGTTCTCAAAGAGGCACCTGTACCTTTAATAAGCACAAAGAAGTGCAATAGCTCTTGCATGTACAATGGAGAGATCACTCCTCGAATGCTCTGTGCAGGATATACAGAGGGGAAAGTAGATGCATGTCAG GGGGACAGTGGAGGCCCTCTGGTTTGCCAGGATGAAAGTGTCTGGAGGCTGGTTGGTGTTGTTAGCTGGGGAACAGGCTGTGCTGAGCCAAACCATCCAGGGGTTTATACCAAAGTGGCTGAGTTTTTAGGGTGGATATATGAGATTATAGAG AGCTACTGA